A stretch of the Acyrthosiphon pisum isolate AL4f chromosome A2, pea_aphid_22Mar2018_4r6ur, whole genome shotgun sequence genome encodes the following:
- the LOC103310475 gene encoding uncharacterized protein LOC103310475, whose product MYELPSLLKTAYHACNKIDRARYDLLRTPDVDLRPCCESLFELLKADRNLDENNSMETMYSRSPTPRRYRKLCESAALYGHLDCLKLARVIGVPWDSGLEIIGHPEPMIFGSACEMAALSGNLECLEYAWENGCLWSDRTCSNAALNGHLDCLVYARENGCTLDESTCSNAALHGHLECLRYARDNGCPWSKLTCTNAARNGQMDCLRYARENRCEWDKDTCDAAAQNGHLNCLIYARENGCEWDNDTCKVAASNGHLNCLVYARENGCEWSRDTCYEAAKEGHLNCLIYAHQNGCPWDQWTGIYAKLRGHIDCWNYALKNGCPWVESTYNMISSMDYLC is encoded by the coding sequence ATGTACGAGTTACCGAGCCTGCTGAAGACGGCGTACCACGCTTGCAACAAAATCGATCGCGCCAGGTATGACTTGTTGAGAACACCGGACGTCGATTTGCGACCATGTTGCGAGTCGctgtttgaattattaaaagccGACAGAAACCTAGACGAGAACAACAGCATGGAGACAATGTACAGCAGATCGCCAACCCCCAGGAGGTATCGAAAACTATGCGAGTCGGCAGCGTTGTACGGGCACTTGGATTGCCTAAAACTCGCCCGTGTGATCGGCGTCCCTTGGGATTCCGGTTTAGAAATTATCGGACATCCGGAGCCCATGATATTCGGTTCGGCGTGCGAGATGGCCGCGCTATCCGGCAATCTGGAGTGTCTAGAGTACGCCTGGGAGAACGGATGTCTCTGGTCCGACCGTACGTGCAGCAACGCGGCGTTGAACGGGCACCTAGACTGTCTCGtgtacgcacgggaaaacgggtgcacGTTGGACGAGAGCACGTGCAGCAACGCCGCGTTGCACGGTCACTTGGAGTGTCTACGGTACGCACGGGACAACGGCTGCCCGTGGTCCAAATTGACGTGCACCAACGCAGCGAGGAACGGTCAAATGGACTGTTTACGGTACGCACGGGAAAACAGGTGTGAATGGGACAAGGATACGTGCGATGCCGCCGCGCAAAACGGTCACTTGAATTGTCTCATATATGCCCGAGAAAACGGGTGTGAATGGGACAATGATACGTGCAAGGTTGCCGCGAGCAACGGTCACTTGAATTGTCTCGTTTATGCCCGGGAAAACGGGTGTGAATGGAGCAGAGATACGTGCTATGAAGCCGCTAAGGAAGGTCACTTGAACTGCCTCATTTATGCACATCAAAACGGGTGTCCATGGGACCAGTGGACGGGCATCTACGCAAAATTGCGCGGTCACATAGACTGTTGGAACTACGCTCTGAAAAACGGTTGTCCTTGGGTCGAGAGTACGTACAACATGATATCTTCAATGGATTATTTAtgctaa